The DNA region TTGTAAATTATTATTCCCATTAAAGTATTTCCAAGAAAGCTTATAATAAAACTTTCTAATGGAGAAAGGCCATTATAAATTCCGTAGGGAATAGATATTCGGCATTCTCCTACGGGAGTCATAGAAAGCAAAAATACTTTAAAGATTAAACTTATATTCATGGAAAATATTATAATAACAATTTCAAATTAAATTCAAGCCATTCTCCATAACTTACAGGAGAAGTAGTATTTTTGGCAATAAAAAGCTTCCTTTGAAAAGGCAAATATATTATGCTTTGCAATGTTAAGCGGGTGCTTACATTTTTTAAAATCTCCTTCCCATATTCCACATCTATTTCTTCTTTTGAGCTTATCATCTCTCTTATTATCTTTTCTCTTTCCTTAGTATTTATCTGTCTTACAAAAGTGCCATCTACCGGAGTAGGAAGTTCTTCAATGAGTTTTTCTGCCTGCTCTGATATCATTTCGGGATGTTGAAAGTGGTTAGTTATAACTAAGAATCTCTCTTTATCAAGTGCTCTTATTGCTTTTTTTCTAGGGCTAATCTCTAATACTACTGCCTTTTTATCATCAGCAATTAATAGGTTTAGACCTTGATAGGGATATAATGCATTTTCTAATGCCTCATCGATACTATTAGAATATTGGATTATTTTTCTTGTAATGAGACATTCCGGAGCGCCTATATTGGTTTTGTGGCTTTGAGATACATTTATAGATATATAAAGGTTTTTAGATATTCCTGTGTAGGCTCCTACAAGTCCAGGAAAGGATATAGAAATAAATGGATTTCCCTTTTCAGGATAATATTTAAAAATTACAGGACATAGTGGAAGCTCATTTACAAATACACCATAATCTAGATTTCTTCCTATTATCAGATTTCCATCTTTATTTCTAAATACAAAGGCAGAGCAACCAATTATAGATATTTTCCAGTAATAATTTAATACTATTTCATCCATGAGATTGAAAAGGAGTATATTTTCATAGGGGACTTCTGCTCCATTGGATATTCCTTTCATCTCTTCTATGAGTTCTTTAAATTCTGGGTAAGTTTTCCCAAATTCCTCTGCTAGTTCTTTGGCAGTTTTTAATATGGTTTTATATATGATGAGTTTTTCAATCCTATGGCTAAAATATTGAATTTCTTCTTTTAATTCTTTTCCATGTTGATATCCTATCTCATAGGGGTTTCCTCTGAGTTCTACTATCCTTATGCCAGTATCCTTTAATACTGGCTCGGGTTTGATACAGCCTTGTGAGGATATTAGTATGAGAACTAATAATAGAAGAAATATTCGCTTCATATTACAATTTTAAACTTTTTAAATATTCTTTTTCAATTCTTTTTAACAAAATAATGTTATAATCTTTTTTGAAGGTTTATATGGTTGAGGAGGGAATATGAAGAGGTTTTTAAAAATTTTTTTTATCCTTCTTTTCCTCTTAAATTTTGCCTATGCTAAGGAGTATTTTATAAGAGAAGCAATACTTACCTATGACATCCTACCTACAGGGGAGATTAAAGTAGAAAATAAATTAACTTATGATTTTTCCGGATCCTTTTCCCGGGCATGGATAACTATTCCAAAAGGAAAGTATAGTATTGGGGAAATTTCTGTTGGAGAGATTATTGATGGGATTTACAAAGGTTATTCTTATCATAAAGAGACTTCAGAAAGAATTCCTGGAACCTTTGATGTGGTTCAAGAGGGCAACCAATATAAAATAACCTGGTTTTATAGAGCTAATAATACCAAAAAAACCTTTGTAATAAGGTATAAGTTAGAAAATGCTTTAAAAGTTTACGATGATGTGGCTGAATTTTATTGGAAGGTATGGGGTGGAGATTGGGATATAGGTCTTCCTGCTTTATGGACAGAAGTAAATTTACCCTCTGAGATTAAATCTACTAATGATGTATTATACTGGCTACACCCTAATATAGATGGAAAGATAGGTATTAAGAAAGATTATAAGGGAATTGTAGCTTATGCAGGAAATATTCCCCCCCATCAGTGGGTAGAAGTAAGGGTTGTATTTCCTAAGAGTTATTTGACTAAGCTTGATCCCTTTAAAGTAGAATTAGCTTCAGGAAGTGGAAGAAATCTTATATTAGATGAGGAACAAAGATGGCAAAAACAGGAGATTGAAGAAGAGCAGAGAGAGGTTGTATACATAAAAGTTTTTGGTGTATTTTCTCTTTTGTTACTTTTTTTAGGCATTTTCTTACCCCTACGGATATATTTTAAGTATGGAAGAGAGCCAAAGGTAGATTATGAAAGGGATTACGAGCAGGAGCCTCCAGCGGATATCCCACCCGCATGGGTTGAGGCTTTAGTAAATCAAGCTTCTACTTTAACTCCTAACTCCATAGTGGCCTCAACTCTTGAGCTCGCAAGAAGAGGTTATATAAAGATTGAGGAAGAAGAAAAGCGAAGCTTTTTAGGACTAAAACATAAGGAATATAAGATCGTAATTACTAATAAAGAGATAGAAAATGATCTTTCGGAAGAGTTAAGGCTTCTTCTTGAGGAGTTAAGAAGTTTTGGAAGAGAATTTTATATATCGGAATTGAAAAAGAAAGACCTTTCTAATTTCAAGAGAGAGTTTGACAGTGTTGTAAAAAACTATGTTTTTAAAGAGAAAAAGTGGATTATTGATGAGGGAAAGCAAAAGCTTTATATCTTAATTGCTCTTTGGATTGGACTTGGAGTTTTATACTATTTGGGAATTTTCTCTTCTGCTCTTTTTAGAAATGAGCTTTCTTTTTGCAGCGTATTTTTATGGTTTATTCTTTTTATAAATATAGTGATCTCTGCTTTATTCATACGTCCTGTACAGAGATATTCGGAGGAAGGAAAGCTTTTAGCCCTAAGATGGAAGGCATTTAGAAGATATCTTAAGGATTTTTCTTTAATCTCTGAGCGTCCTCCTTCATCCTTGATCTTATGGGAGAAATATTTAGTTTACGGAACAGTTCTTGGAGTTGCTAAAGAAGTTTTAAGGGCTATGCAAATGCTTAATGTGCCTGTAGATCAGATAAGCTGGTATGTTCCTATGTCCACCTCCTCTGCTATGGGACTTGCTGATTCAATTCAGAGCTTTAGCTCATCTCTTGAAGATTTTAGTAGTGCCTTTTCAAGTAGTGTTATATCCTCTACTTCCTCTGGTTCTTCGGGAGGAGGTGGCGGTGGAGGAGGGGGAGGAGGCGGAGGTGCAGATTAAAAGGAGATTTTGAGAAAGGAGTGATTATATGCTGGAAAAATTAAATGATTATTGGAAAGCTTGTTGTTATTTAGCTGCAGGTATGATTTATTTATGGGATAATCCTCTTTTGAAGGAGCCTTTAAAACCGGAACATATTAAGGAGAGACTTCTTGGACATTGGGGAGCAAGTCCTGGACTTTCCTTTGTTTATGTACATGGAAATAGGGTGATAAATAAATATGATTTAAATTGTATATTTATAGCAGGCCCCGGACATGGAGCACCTGGAGTAATTGCACCAGCCTATTTAGAAGGAACGATAAGTGAACTCTATTCTCAATTTAGTCAAGATGAAGAGGGAATGAAAAATCTTTTTAAAGCCTTCTCTTTTCCAGGTGGCCTTGGTAGCCATTGTACTCCAGAACTTCCAGGATCTATTCAGGAGGGTGGAGAGCTTGGGTATAGTTTATCTCATGCCTTTGGTGCAGTATTTGATCACAAAGATCTTATTGCCATAACCGTAGTAGGCGATGGGGAAGCAGAAACTGGTCCTCTTGCCACTTCTTGGCATTCTAATAAGTTTTTAAACCCTGTAAGAGATGGGGCGGTACTTCCTGTGCTTCTTCTCAATGGCTACAAAATAAATAATCCTACTCTTCTTTCAAGGATAGAGAATGATGAACTTATAAATCTTTTTAAAGGATATGGATATGAGCCTTATATAGTAGAGGGAGAAGAATCCTTTGAAGTTCACGAAAAGATGGCAAAAGCTATGGATTCTGCCGTTGAGAAAATAATTAATATATGGGAAGATGCAAGATCTAATAATAAACCTTTTAGACCTTTATGGCCCAT from Dictyoglomus turgidum DSM 6724 includes:
- a CDS encoding acyl-CoA--6-aminopenicillanic acid acyl-transferase → MKRIFLLLLVLILISSQGCIKPEPVLKDTGIRIVELRGNPYEIGYQHGKELKEEIQYFSHRIEKLIIYKTILKTAKELAEEFGKTYPEFKELIEEMKGISNGAEVPYENILLFNLMDEIVLNYYWKISIIGCSAFVFRNKDGNLIIGRNLDYGVFVNELPLCPVIFKYYPEKGNPFISISFPGLVGAYTGISKNLYISINVSQSHKTNIGAPECLITRKIIQYSNSIDEALENALYPYQGLNLLIADDKKAVVLEISPRKKAIRALDKERFLVITNHFQHPEMISEQAEKLIEELPTPVDGTFVRQINTKEREKIIREMISSKEEIDVEYGKEILKNVSTRLTLQSIIYLPFQRKLFIAKNTTSPVSYGEWLEFNLKLLL
- a CDS encoding DUF2207 domain-containing protein, which codes for MKRFLKIFFILLFLLNFAYAKEYFIREAILTYDILPTGEIKVENKLTYDFSGSFSRAWITIPKGKYSIGEISVGEIIDGIYKGYSYHKETSERIPGTFDVVQEGNQYKITWFYRANNTKKTFVIRYKLENALKVYDDVAEFYWKVWGGDWDIGLPALWTEVNLPSEIKSTNDVLYWLHPNIDGKIGIKKDYKGIVAYAGNIPPHQWVEVRVVFPKSYLTKLDPFKVELASGSGRNLILDEEQRWQKQEIEEEQREVVYIKVFGVFSLLLLFLGIFLPLRIYFKYGREPKVDYERDYEQEPPADIPPAWVEALVNQASTLTPNSIVASTLELARRGYIKIEEEEKRSFLGLKHKEYKIVITNKEIENDLSEELRLLLEELRSFGREFYISELKKKDLSNFKREFDSVVKNYVFKEKKWIIDEGKQKLYILIALWIGLGVLYYLGIFSSALFRNELSFCSVFLWFILFINIVISALFIRPVQRYSEEGKLLALRWKAFRRYLKDFSLISERPPSSLILWEKYLVYGTVLGVAKEVLRAMQMLNVPVDQISWYVPMSTSSAMGLADSIQSFSSSLEDFSSAFSSSVISSTSSGSSGGGGGGGGGGGGGAD